The following are from one region of the Nicotiana tomentosiformis chromosome 7, ASM39032v3, whole genome shotgun sequence genome:
- the LOC108946435 gene encoding secreted RxLR effector protein 161-like: MYTSIIGSLMYLTASRPDIVFSVGLCARFQSSPKESYLKAAKRILRYLKGMQDPVLYYPLGDNFDLIGYVDVDYAGYLVDRKSTSGMTHFLGSCLILWGTKKQNYVALSAAEAEYVTTASCCAQLLWIKQ; the protein is encoded by the coding sequence ATGTACACAAGCATCATTGGTTCACTCATGTATCTCACAGCTAGTAGACCTGATATCGTATTCAGTGTGGGATTATGTGCTAGATTTCAGTCCAGTCCAAAGGAATCTTATCTTAAAGCTGCCAAGAGGATTCTAAGGTATCTTAAAGGAATGCAGGACCCGGTTCTCTATTATCCTTTAGGGGACAATTTTGATTTAATCGGGTATGTTGATGTTGATTATgctggttatctggtggatagaAAGAGTACATCTGGCATGACACATTTTCTAGGATCGTGTTTGATTTTATGGGGTACAAAGAAACAAAACTATGTGGCTCTTTCAGCTGCAGAAGCTGAGTATGTGACAACTGCctcttgttgtgctcaattgttgtggatcaagcaGTAA
- the LOC104103869 gene encoding G-type lectin S-receptor-like serine/threonine-protein kinase At4g27290 — protein MDYNRSNCAEEFEIPLFDLSMIARAINNFSIDKKIGEGGFGPVYKGTLEGQEIAVKRLSRTSTQGETEFKNEVLYIAKLQHRNLVKILDCCIEGEEKMLIYEYLPNGSLDSFIFDDTQSRVLDWPKRFHIINSIARGLMYLHQDSQLRIIHRDLKANNILLDKDMNPKISDFGLAKIWEEDDTGAMTNRVVGTYGYLSPEYALHGKYSVNSDVFSFGILVLEIVSGRNNRRFFHPDHSINLLGYAWELYKEGRSIELLDECLGDSCSTTQVVRSIFIGLLCVQQCPEDRPSISSVVVMLNNEGVLPQAKQPGF, from the exons ATGGATTACAACAGGAGTAATTGTGCTGAAGAATTTGAGATACCACTGTTTGACTTATCTATGATAGCCAGGGCTATCAATAACTTTTCAATAGACAAAAAGATTGGAGAGGGCGGTTTTGGACCTGTTTATAAG GGCACACTTGAAGGACAGGAAATAGCTGTCAAGCGGCTGTCTAGAACTTCCACACAAGGAGAAACCGAGTTCAAGAATGAAGTTTTATATATTGCAAAACTTCAACATAGGAATCTGGTGAAGATTCTTGACTGCTGCATTGAAGGGGAAGAAAAAATGTTGATCTATGAGTACTTGCCAAACGGGAGTCTTGATTCCTTTATATTTG ATGACACGCAAAGCAGGGTATTAGACTGGCCTAAGCGCTTTCACATTATCAATAGTATAGCTCGGGGACTTATGTATCTGCATCAAGATTCTCAATTGAGAATAATTCACCGAGACCTGAAAGCTAACAACATCTTGTTAGACAAGGATATGAATCCAAAGATATCAGACTTTGGATTAGCAAAAATATGGGAAGAGGATGACACTGGAGCCATGACAAACCGAGTTGTTGGAACATA TGGGTACCTCTCACCGGAATATGCATTGCACGGGAAATACTCAGTAAACTCAGATGTATTTAGCTTTGGTATATTAGTACTGGAAATCGTGAGTGGGAGAAACAACAGAAGATTCTTTCATCCAGACCATAGCATCAATCTACTTGGATAT GCATGGGAACTCTATAAAGAAGGTAGGTCAATAGAACTACTTGATGAATGCCTAGGTGATTCTTGTTCGACAACTCAAGTGGTACGATCAATCTTCATTGGTCTATTATGTGTCCAACAATGTCCTGAAGATCGCCCAAGTATTTCTTCTGTGGTTGTGATGTTAAACAATGAAGGTGTATTGCCACAGGCTAAGCAACCAGGTTTTTAA
- the LOC138895553 gene encoding uncharacterized protein: MAGDSELWNVIFDGPFVPVKTIGEPAVTGPKTRKGYNDVDRKAIEKNFQSKRILVCGIGPDKYTESLPVNLPRRSTHKGTTQFKHSKIDMLTTEYELFRMKDDESIQDMHTRFTFIINKLHSLGEIISRNKLVRKILSVLPGSWENKVVKKNPVRDKRFKRKDVADNVVKQALTAWGDSSSKSGEDDEQGETSMMAVESEAAEYDSIFALMAKSDDDEDDDNDDEHERDDLLVVVVVQKEKIEELKRGNSFGNIQKGKEVARGAHIKLENELKFVKSRSSERKQSKWYMDSGCSERMTGNIDDFLSLKALQGGSVSFGNGKKGYILGVGRIGKTLTH; the protein is encoded by the exons atggctggAGATTCAGAGCTTTGGAATGTTATCTTCGATGGACCCTTTGTGCCCGTGAAAACTATTGGCGAGCCAGCAGTGACAGGTCCAAAGACAAGGAAGGGGTACAATGATGTTGACCGAAAAGCCATAGAGAAGAACTTTCAATCAAAAAGGATTCTCGTCTGTGGTATTGGACCAGACAAGTACACAGAATCTCTGCCTGTCAATCTGCCAAGGAGATCAACACATAAAGGAACAACTCAATTCAAGCACTCAAAGATCGACATGCTCACCACCGAGTATGAACTCTTTAGGATGAAGGAtgatgagtccattcaggacatgcacacTCGATTCACCTTCATCATCAACAAGCTCCACTCTCTAGGAGAAATTATTTCAAGGAACAAACTTGTCAGGAAAATACTTAGTGTATTACCTGGTTCCTGGGAAA ACAAAGTAGTCAAGAAGAACCCGGTTCGTGATAAAAGATTCAAGAGAAAAGATGTCGctgacaatgttgtgaaacaagctcttaCTGCATGGGGAGATTCTTCCAGCAAATCTGGAGAAGATGATGAACAAGGTGAAACCTCTATGATGGCAGTTGAAAGTGAAGCAGCAGAATATGACTCCATTTTTGCCCTGATGGCAAAATCTGacgatgatgaagatgatgataatgatgatgag catgagagagatgacctgTTGGTAGTAGTTGtggttcaaaaagaaaaaattgagGAACTAAAAAGGGGAAATAGTTTTGGGAACAtccaaaagggaaaggaagttgcaaggggggcacacattaagcttgaaaatgaactaAAATTTGTGAAATCTA GGAGCAGTGAAAGAAAGCAGTCAAAATGGTATATGGATAGTGGTTGCTCTGAGCGTATGACTGGAAACATTGATGATTTCCTTTCTCTcaaagccctgcaaggagggagtgtgtcctttggcaatggcaaaaagggatacattctgggagtaggaagaattggaaagACGCTCACTCATTAA